One window from the genome of Phycisphaerales bacterium encodes:
- the lipA gene encoding lipoyl synthase, giving the protein MSSRLPTTDTANPAAQRRTQERHPRPLGGDTARHVGPAQISLSGQILNNRETAPAQLTIKRKPKWLRAKMPGGEGFEKLRSIIKTNRLHTVCEEASCPNIGECWARGTATIMIMGDVCTRSCGFCNVKTGRPMEADEDEPRRVAASISLMGLKHVVITSVDRDDLPDSGAGIWASTIRQVQEACPTTSVEALIGDLRGNAEDLKTVIRSQPDILAHNLETVRRMHPAVRPQAKFERSVEVIARIKEAGLVSKTSIMVGIGERDEEVFELIEELQEKACTDILTIGQYLQPTRNHLPLDRWVHPDMFAAYREAGLRAGFQVVESGPLVRSSYHAEEQAAQLSPQRKATDEKMSELLGTATQRRATHPTSS; this is encoded by the coding sequence ATGAGCTCAAGACTACCAACCACAGATACCGCCAACCCTGCTGCACAGCGGCGAACGCAGGAGCGCCACCCCCGTCCCCTCGGCGGCGATACTGCCAGGCATGTCGGTCCAGCTCAAATCAGCCTTTCCGGGCAAATTCTCAACAACCGAGAGACGGCACCAGCCCAACTCACCATCAAACGAAAGCCCAAGTGGCTTCGGGCCAAAATGCCTGGTGGCGAGGGTTTCGAAAAACTCCGATCAATCATTAAGACCAATCGACTACATACCGTCTGTGAAGAAGCAAGCTGCCCGAATATCGGAGAATGCTGGGCGAGAGGTACTGCAACAATCATGATCATGGGCGATGTATGCACACGCTCATGTGGTTTCTGCAATGTCAAAACAGGTCGTCCCATGGAGGCCGATGAAGACGAGCCAAGACGTGTTGCAGCATCAATCAGCCTCATGGGGCTCAAGCATGTTGTGATCACCTCTGTTGATCGTGATGATTTGCCAGATAGCGGCGCTGGAATATGGGCAAGCACAATTCGCCAGGTTCAAGAAGCGTGTCCTACGACGTCAGTTGAGGCACTGATTGGAGACCTCCGCGGCAATGCGGAGGATCTTAAGACAGTGATTCGTTCTCAGCCCGATATTCTGGCTCATAATTTAGAGACCGTGCGGCGAATGCATCCAGCGGTGAGGCCTCAAGCTAAATTTGAACGATCTGTAGAGGTCATTGCACGCATCAAGGAAGCTGGCCTCGTTTCGAAGACGAGCATCATGGTCGGTATTGGAGAGCGAGATGAAGAGGTCTTTGAGTTAATCGAAGAGCTTCAGGAAAAAGCATGCACAGACATCCTTACGATTGGGCAATACCTACAACCCACACGAAATCACCTGCCGCTGGATCGTTGGGTTCATCCTGATATGTTCGCTGCATACCGTGAAGCAGGATTACGCGCAGGCTTCCAAGTCGTCGAATCGGGCCCTCTTGTGCGAAGCTCATATCATGCCGAGGAACAGGCTGCTCAACTGAGTCCACAACGAAAAGCCACGGATGAAAAAATGTCTGAATTGCTAGGAACAGCAACTCAACGACGAGCTACTCATCCAACGAGCTCTTAG